A region of Esox lucius isolate fEsoLuc1 chromosome 3, fEsoLuc1.pri, whole genome shotgun sequence DNA encodes the following proteins:
- the LOC105020242 gene encoding cytoplasmic dynein 1 intermediate chain 2 isoform X3, translating into MADKQDKSELKAELERKKQRLAQIREEKKRKEEEKNKKKDGSDSKRGGEGGGPGAPEDSSDLEKKRREAEALLQSMGIAPDVSNVPTPMSPSAKSVGSETGSQDSGDGNTRTLHWDPDPSTLQLHSDTQLLGRGLRLGMAKVTQVDFPPKEMVSYSKETQTPTDTQTHTQARPAEEEEDEEELAEAKPAEDSQEKKADQEEKQEEAPPKELTEEEKMHLLHSDEFLTFFDRGSRIVERALSERVDVCFDYSGRDLEDKEGEMQAGAKMSLNRTFSDERWSKNRVVTCLDWSPQYPELLVASYNNNEDVPHEPDGVALVWNMKYKKTTPEYTFHCQSAVMSAAFARFHPNLVVGGTYSGQIVLWDNRSNKRTPVQRTPLSASAHTHPVYCVNVVGTQNAHNLISISTDGKMCSWSLDMLSQPQDCLELVFKQSKAVAVTSMAFPLGDVNNFVVGSEDGSVYTACRHGSKAGISDVFEGHHGPVTGLSCHSAGGPVDFSHLFISASFDWTVKLWTTKSTRPLYSFEDSCDYVYDVMWSPTHPALFACVDGSGRLDLWNLNNDTEVPSASVVVDGSTALNRVRWSHSGREIATGDSDGQVLVYDVGEPICVPKPDEWSRLVHTLMEINENRDEGDELAAQRLVA; encoded by the exons ATGGCAGATAAACAGGACAAGAGTGAGCTGAAAGCAGAACTCGAAAGGAAGAAACAACGTCTGGCCCAAATcagagaggaaaagaagagaaaggaggaggagaagaacaaGAAAAAGGAT GGGTCTGACTCTAAacggggaggggaggggggtggacCTGGTGCGCCAGAAGACTCTTCTGACttggagaaaaagaggagagaggctgAGGCTCTGTTGCAGAGCATGGGGATCGCCCCTGATGTATCTAATG TCCCCACCCCCATGTCTCCCTCAGCCAAATCAGTGGGCAGTGAGACTGGTAGCCAGGATTCTGGAGATGGTAACAcaag GACGTTACACTGGGATCCTGACCCCTCAACTCTGCAGCTGCACTCTGACACTCAACTACTGGG GAGAGGTTTGAGGCTTGGTATGGCAAAGGTGACCCAAGTAGATTTCCCTCCCAAAGAGATGGTGTCCTACTCCAAGGAGACGCAGACCCCtacagatacacaaacacacacccaggccAGACCAG cagaggaggaggaagatgaggaggagttGGCTGAAGCCAAGCCAGCAGAGGACTCCCAGGAGAAGAAGGCTGATCAGGAGGAGAAGCAGGAGGAAG ctcctCCCAAGGAACTGACTGAGGAGGAGAAGATGCACCTTCTCCACTCGGACGAGTTCTTGACATTCTTCGATCGAGGGAGCAGGATTGTAGAGCGGGCTCTCTCTGAAAGAGTGGACGTCTGTTTTGACTACAGTGGCCGTGACCTGGAGGATAAGGAGGG TGAGATGCAGGCAGGGGCAAAGATGTCTCTGAATCGGACCTTCTCTGATGAGCGCTGGTCTAAGAACAGAGTGGTCACCTGTCTGGACTGGTCTCCTCAG TACCCTGAGCTGCTGGTGGCCTCCTACAACAACAATGAGGATGTTCCTCACGAGCCGGACGGAGTGGCTCTGGTCTGGAACATGAAGTATAAGAAGACCACACCAGAATACACCTTCCACTGCCAG tCTGCTGTGATGTCAGCAGCTTTTGCCAGATTCCACCCTAACCTGGTGGTGGGCGGGACTTACTCAGGACAGATTGTCTTATGGGATAACAGGAGCAACAAGAGGACACCTGTACAGAGAACTCCCCTTTCTGCATCTGCTCACACG CACCCAGTGTACTGTGTGAACGTGGTGGGGACCCAGAATGCTCACAACCTCATCAGCATCTCCACTGACGGAAAGATGTGTTCCTGGAGCCTGGACATGCTGTCCCAACCACAG GATTGTCTGGAGCTGGTGTTTAAGCAGTCTAAGGCAGTCGCAGTGACCTCAATGGCATTTCCTCTGGGGGATGTCAATAACTTTGTGGTTGGGAGTGAAGATGGATCGGTCTACACTGCCTGCCGCCACGGAAG TAAGGCAGGCATCAGTGACGTGTTTGAGGGTCATCATGGTCCAGTCACCGGGCTGAGCTGTCACAGTGCCGGGGGGCCCGTCGACTTCTCCCATCTCTTCATCTCCGCCTCTTTTGACTGGACCGTCAAGCTCTGGACCACCAAG AGTACCCGTCCTCTGTATTCCTTTGAGGACAGCTGTGACTATGTGTATGATGTCATGTGGTCTCCCACTCACCCCGCCCTCTTTGCGTGCGTGGACGGATCAGGACGGCTGGACCTGTGGAACCTCAACAATGACACAGAG GTGCCCAGCGCCAGCGTGGTTGTTGATGGGTCTACAGCTCTGAACCGCGTGCGCTGGTCCCACTCGGGGAGAGAGATCGCTACAGGGGACTCGGACGGGCAGGTTCTGGTCTACGATGTAGGGGAG CCTATCTGTGTGCCCAAGCCAGACGAGTGGAGCCGTCTCGTTCACACGCTCATGGAGATCAACGAGAACCGGGACGAAGGAGATGAGCTGGCCGCACAACGCCTAGTTGCCTGA
- the LOC105020242 gene encoding cytoplasmic dynein 1 intermediate chain 2 isoform X2, with protein MADKQDKSELKAELERKKQRLAQIREEKKRKEEEKNKKKDGSDSKRGGEGGGPGAPEDSSDLEKKRREAEALLQSMGIAPDVSNAQPLRVLTEDTCLFHYLVPTPMSPSAKSVGSETGSQDSGDGNTRTLHWDPDPSTLQLHSDTQLLGRGLRLGMAKVTQVDFPPKEMVSYSKETQTPTDTQTHTQARPEEEEDEEELAEAKPAEDSQEKKADQEEKQEEAPPKELTEEEKMHLLHSDEFLTFFDRGSRIVERALSERVDVCFDYSGRDLEDKEGEMQAGAKMSLNRTFSDERWSKNRVVTCLDWSPQYPELLVASYNNNEDVPHEPDGVALVWNMKYKKTTPEYTFHCQSAVMSAAFARFHPNLVVGGTYSGQIVLWDNRSNKRTPVQRTPLSASAHTHPVYCVNVVGTQNAHNLISISTDGKMCSWSLDMLSQPQDCLELVFKQSKAVAVTSMAFPLGDVNNFVVGSEDGSVYTACRHGSKAGISDVFEGHHGPVTGLSCHSAGGPVDFSHLFISASFDWTVKLWTTKSTRPLYSFEDSCDYVYDVMWSPTHPALFACVDGSGRLDLWNLNNDTEVPSASVVVDGSTALNRVRWSHSGREIATGDSDGQVLVYDVGEPICVPKPDEWSRLVHTLMEINENRDEGDELAAQRLVA; from the exons ATGGCAGATAAACAGGACAAGAGTGAGCTGAAAGCAGAACTCGAAAGGAAGAAACAACGTCTGGCCCAAATcagagaggaaaagaagagaaaggaggaggagaagaacaaGAAAAAGGAT GGGTCTGACTCTAAacggggaggggaggggggtggacCTGGTGCGCCAGAAGACTCTTCTGACttggagaaaaagaggagagaggctgAGGCTCTGTTGCAGAGCATGGGGATCGCCCCTGATGTATCTAATG CCCAGCCTCTGAGGGTTTTAACAGAGGATACGTGTCTGTTTCACTATCTAGTCCCCACCCCCATGTCTCCCTCAGCCAAATCAGTGGGCAGTGAGACTGGTAGCCAGGATTCTGGAGATGGTAACAcaag GACGTTACACTGGGATCCTGACCCCTCAACTCTGCAGCTGCACTCTGACACTCAACTACTGGG GAGAGGTTTGAGGCTTGGTATGGCAAAGGTGACCCAAGTAGATTTCCCTCCCAAAGAGATGGTGTCCTACTCCAAGGAGACGCAGACCCCtacagatacacaaacacacacccaggccAGACCAG aggaggaggaagatgaggaggagttGGCTGAAGCCAAGCCAGCAGAGGACTCCCAGGAGAAGAAGGCTGATCAGGAGGAGAAGCAGGAGGAAG ctcctCCCAAGGAACTGACTGAGGAGGAGAAGATGCACCTTCTCCACTCGGACGAGTTCTTGACATTCTTCGATCGAGGGAGCAGGATTGTAGAGCGGGCTCTCTCTGAAAGAGTGGACGTCTGTTTTGACTACAGTGGCCGTGACCTGGAGGATAAGGAGGG TGAGATGCAGGCAGGGGCAAAGATGTCTCTGAATCGGACCTTCTCTGATGAGCGCTGGTCTAAGAACAGAGTGGTCACCTGTCTGGACTGGTCTCCTCAG TACCCTGAGCTGCTGGTGGCCTCCTACAACAACAATGAGGATGTTCCTCACGAGCCGGACGGAGTGGCTCTGGTCTGGAACATGAAGTATAAGAAGACCACACCAGAATACACCTTCCACTGCCAG tCTGCTGTGATGTCAGCAGCTTTTGCCAGATTCCACCCTAACCTGGTGGTGGGCGGGACTTACTCAGGACAGATTGTCTTATGGGATAACAGGAGCAACAAGAGGACACCTGTACAGAGAACTCCCCTTTCTGCATCTGCTCACACG CACCCAGTGTACTGTGTGAACGTGGTGGGGACCCAGAATGCTCACAACCTCATCAGCATCTCCACTGACGGAAAGATGTGTTCCTGGAGCCTGGACATGCTGTCCCAACCACAG GATTGTCTGGAGCTGGTGTTTAAGCAGTCTAAGGCAGTCGCAGTGACCTCAATGGCATTTCCTCTGGGGGATGTCAATAACTTTGTGGTTGGGAGTGAAGATGGATCGGTCTACACTGCCTGCCGCCACGGAAG TAAGGCAGGCATCAGTGACGTGTTTGAGGGTCATCATGGTCCAGTCACCGGGCTGAGCTGTCACAGTGCCGGGGGGCCCGTCGACTTCTCCCATCTCTTCATCTCCGCCTCTTTTGACTGGACCGTCAAGCTCTGGACCACCAAG AGTACCCGTCCTCTGTATTCCTTTGAGGACAGCTGTGACTATGTGTATGATGTCATGTGGTCTCCCACTCACCCCGCCCTCTTTGCGTGCGTGGACGGATCAGGACGGCTGGACCTGTGGAACCTCAACAATGACACAGAG GTGCCCAGCGCCAGCGTGGTTGTTGATGGGTCTACAGCTCTGAACCGCGTGCGCTGGTCCCACTCGGGGAGAGAGATCGCTACAGGGGACTCGGACGGGCAGGTTCTGGTCTACGATGTAGGGGAG CCTATCTGTGTGCCCAAGCCAGACGAGTGGAGCCGTCTCGTTCACACGCTCATGGAGATCAACGAGAACCGGGACGAAGGAGATGAGCTGGCCGCACAACGCCTAGTTGCCTGA
- the LOC105020242 gene encoding cytoplasmic dynein 1 intermediate chain 2 isoform X4: MADKQDKSELKAELERKKQRLAQIREEKKRKEEEKNKKKDGSDSKRGGEGGGPGAPEDSSDLEKKRREAEALLQSMGIAPDVSNAQPLRVLTEDTCLFHYLVPTPMSPSAKSVGSETGSQDSGDGNTRRGLRLGMAKVTQVDFPPKEMVSYSKETQTPTDTQTHTQARPAEEEEDEEELAEAKPAEDSQEKKADQEEKQEEAPPKELTEEEKMHLLHSDEFLTFFDRGSRIVERALSERVDVCFDYSGRDLEDKEGEMQAGAKMSLNRTFSDERWSKNRVVTCLDWSPQYPELLVASYNNNEDVPHEPDGVALVWNMKYKKTTPEYTFHCQSAVMSAAFARFHPNLVVGGTYSGQIVLWDNRSNKRTPVQRTPLSASAHTHPVYCVNVVGTQNAHNLISISTDGKMCSWSLDMLSQPQDCLELVFKQSKAVAVTSMAFPLGDVNNFVVGSEDGSVYTACRHGSKAGISDVFEGHHGPVTGLSCHSAGGPVDFSHLFISASFDWTVKLWTTKSTRPLYSFEDSCDYVYDVMWSPTHPALFACVDGSGRLDLWNLNNDTEVPSASVVVDGSTALNRVRWSHSGREIATGDSDGQVLVYDVGEPICVPKPDEWSRLVHTLMEINENRDEGDELAAQRLVA; encoded by the exons ATGGCAGATAAACAGGACAAGAGTGAGCTGAAAGCAGAACTCGAAAGGAAGAAACAACGTCTGGCCCAAATcagagaggaaaagaagagaaaggaggaggagaagaacaaGAAAAAGGAT GGGTCTGACTCTAAacggggaggggaggggggtggacCTGGTGCGCCAGAAGACTCTTCTGACttggagaaaaagaggagagaggctgAGGCTCTGTTGCAGAGCATGGGGATCGCCCCTGATGTATCTAATG CCCAGCCTCTGAGGGTTTTAACAGAGGATACGTGTCTGTTTCACTATCTAGTCCCCACCCCCATGTCTCCCTCAGCCAAATCAGTGGGCAGTGAGACTGGTAGCCAGGATTCTGGAGATGGTAACAcaag GAGAGGTTTGAGGCTTGGTATGGCAAAGGTGACCCAAGTAGATTTCCCTCCCAAAGAGATGGTGTCCTACTCCAAGGAGACGCAGACCCCtacagatacacaaacacacacccaggccAGACCAG cagaggaggaggaagatgaggaggagttGGCTGAAGCCAAGCCAGCAGAGGACTCCCAGGAGAAGAAGGCTGATCAGGAGGAGAAGCAGGAGGAAG ctcctCCCAAGGAACTGACTGAGGAGGAGAAGATGCACCTTCTCCACTCGGACGAGTTCTTGACATTCTTCGATCGAGGGAGCAGGATTGTAGAGCGGGCTCTCTCTGAAAGAGTGGACGTCTGTTTTGACTACAGTGGCCGTGACCTGGAGGATAAGGAGGG TGAGATGCAGGCAGGGGCAAAGATGTCTCTGAATCGGACCTTCTCTGATGAGCGCTGGTCTAAGAACAGAGTGGTCACCTGTCTGGACTGGTCTCCTCAG TACCCTGAGCTGCTGGTGGCCTCCTACAACAACAATGAGGATGTTCCTCACGAGCCGGACGGAGTGGCTCTGGTCTGGAACATGAAGTATAAGAAGACCACACCAGAATACACCTTCCACTGCCAG tCTGCTGTGATGTCAGCAGCTTTTGCCAGATTCCACCCTAACCTGGTGGTGGGCGGGACTTACTCAGGACAGATTGTCTTATGGGATAACAGGAGCAACAAGAGGACACCTGTACAGAGAACTCCCCTTTCTGCATCTGCTCACACG CACCCAGTGTACTGTGTGAACGTGGTGGGGACCCAGAATGCTCACAACCTCATCAGCATCTCCACTGACGGAAAGATGTGTTCCTGGAGCCTGGACATGCTGTCCCAACCACAG GATTGTCTGGAGCTGGTGTTTAAGCAGTCTAAGGCAGTCGCAGTGACCTCAATGGCATTTCCTCTGGGGGATGTCAATAACTTTGTGGTTGGGAGTGAAGATGGATCGGTCTACACTGCCTGCCGCCACGGAAG TAAGGCAGGCATCAGTGACGTGTTTGAGGGTCATCATGGTCCAGTCACCGGGCTGAGCTGTCACAGTGCCGGGGGGCCCGTCGACTTCTCCCATCTCTTCATCTCCGCCTCTTTTGACTGGACCGTCAAGCTCTGGACCACCAAG AGTACCCGTCCTCTGTATTCCTTTGAGGACAGCTGTGACTATGTGTATGATGTCATGTGGTCTCCCACTCACCCCGCCCTCTTTGCGTGCGTGGACGGATCAGGACGGCTGGACCTGTGGAACCTCAACAATGACACAGAG GTGCCCAGCGCCAGCGTGGTTGTTGATGGGTCTACAGCTCTGAACCGCGTGCGCTGGTCCCACTCGGGGAGAGAGATCGCTACAGGGGACTCGGACGGGCAGGTTCTGGTCTACGATGTAGGGGAG CCTATCTGTGTGCCCAAGCCAGACGAGTGGAGCCGTCTCGTTCACACGCTCATGGAGATCAACGAGAACCGGGACGAAGGAGATGAGCTGGCCGCACAACGCCTAGTTGCCTGA